The Paenibacillus macerans genome includes a window with the following:
- a CDS encoding glycosyltransferase family 4 protein yields the protein MTRVAYVSTYVPKKCGLATFTYHLRQSVHAAKEWRAKDRVVVLHDGEADGLTDPLLWLLRRDCENDYEKMANKINNSDIEVVSLQHEFGIFGGEAGRYILRFIRALNKPFVTTFHTVFEHPREPYAGIQREIAERSARIVVMNRKAISYLNRSFGIPEDKIVFIPHGTPEPDAERRQTFRERLGWSDRKVLMTFGLLSRGKGIELILKILPEIVKQVPHVLYAIVGQTHPEVKKWEGEKYREELWAMIEDSAIGDNVVMIDRYMEENDLVRHITACDIYVTPYPGLEQITSGTLAYAVGLGRPALSTPYCYAQDLLEGEPDLLIAADAEALWRERIVALLNNEVMLQDVVRKMKRLGQTMHWPNVGSEYHRLFTEVGRYGAAIRSV from the coding sequence ATGACGCGGGTTGCTTATGTCAGCACTTACGTTCCGAAAAAATGCGGCCTGGCCACATTCACCTATCATTTGCGTCAATCCGTCCATGCGGCCAAAGAGTGGAGAGCGAAGGACCGGGTGGTCGTCCTGCACGACGGGGAAGCGGACGGACTGACTGACCCGCTGCTGTGGCTGCTGCGGCGCGACTGCGAAAACGATTATGAGAAGATGGCGAACAAAATCAACAATTCGGATATTGAGGTCGTTTCGCTGCAGCACGAGTTTGGGATATTCGGCGGGGAGGCCGGCCGGTATATTTTGCGGTTCATCCGCGCCCTAAACAAACCGTTTGTGACAACGTTCCATACGGTGTTTGAGCATCCCCGCGAACCGTACGCCGGCATCCAGCGGGAAATCGCCGAGCGAAGCGCCCGGATCGTCGTGATGAACCGTAAGGCGATCTCCTATTTAAACCGTTCGTTCGGCATTCCTGAGGACAAGATCGTCTTTATTCCGCACGGCACGCCCGAACCCGATGCGGAGCGGCGGCAAACGTTCCGGGAGCGGCTGGGCTGGTCTGACCGGAAGGTGCTGATGACGTTTGGACTGCTGAGCCGCGGGAAAGGGATCGAACTGATTCTTAAAATTCTGCCGGAAATCGTCAAACAGGTCCCCCATGTTTTATATGCCATCGTAGGCCAGACGCATCCGGAGGTTAAGAAATGGGAGGGGGAGAAATACCGCGAAGAGCTATGGGCGATGATCGAGGACAGCGCCATCGGGGACAACGTGGTCATGATCGACCGCTACATGGAGGAAAACGACCTGGTTCGCCATATCACCGCCTGCGACATTTATGTAACGCCTTATCCGGGACTGGAGCAAATTACCAGCGGTACCCTGGCTTATGCCGTCGGTTTGGGGCGGCCGGCGCTGTCGACGCCGTACTGTTATGCCCAGGATCTGCTTGAGGGTGAGCCGGATCTGCTGATCGCGGCGGATGCCGAGGCGTTATGGCGGGAACGGATCGTAGCGCTGCTGAACAACGAAGTGATGCTGCAGGATGTGGTCCGGAAAATGAAGCGGCTGGGGCAGACGATGCATTGGCCGAACGTCGGAAGCGAATATCACCGGCTGTTTACCGAGGTGGGGAGATATGGAGCGGCGATCCGTTCGGTTTGA
- a CDS encoding sugar phosphate nucleotidyltransferase, translating into MNVLLLAGGLGTRLRPLTENMPKPMAPILNRPWLEHLILHLKEQGVHRFVIALKHHPEKIKTYFGDGRRLGVSIQYAVEETLLGTAGAIKNAEALLDEQFVAMNADIVHDIELKPLLDFHRSRAASVTIGLTEVEDPSAYGVVEQDDAGRILRFVEKPRLDEAPSRRINAGIYIMEKSVLQAIPSGREVSIERETFPQLIRENIGVFGTTIQGYWADMGTKDRYRKIHWDLLKGTSRIRIPGYDRDSGIWIGKGCKIGTGVLLVPPVLIGDRVSIGARSVIGPYVVLGDKCSIGPNVRLAETILWDGCRVNEGAYLNNCIFGYNLELGSRHILHEAVMNRLGVMQA; encoded by the coding sequence ATGAATGTGCTGTTGCTTGCCGGTGGTTTGGGAACCAGACTTAGACCTTTGACGGAGAACATGCCGAAGCCGATGGCGCCGATCCTCAATCGCCCGTGGCTGGAACATCTCATTCTTCATCTGAAGGAACAAGGCGTTCACCGTTTCGTTATCGCTCTGAAGCATCATCCCGAAAAAATCAAAACGTATTTCGGCGACGGCCGCAGGCTGGGCGTATCGATCCAGTACGCCGTGGAAGAAACGCTGCTGGGCACGGCCGGGGCGATCAAAAACGCCGAAGCGTTGCTCGATGAACAATTTGTGGCCATGAACGCGGATATCGTCCACGATATCGAACTGAAACCGCTGCTGGATTTCCACCGTTCCCGCGCGGCTTCTGTGACGATCGGCCTGACGGAGGTGGAAGATCCGAGCGCGTACGGGGTCGTCGAGCAGGACGATGCAGGGCGCATCTTGCGTTTTGTGGAGAAGCCCCGCTTGGACGAAGCGCCCTCAAGACGGATCAATGCAGGCATTTACATCATGGAAAAAAGCGTGCTGCAAGCGATACCGTCCGGTCGGGAAGTCTCCATTGAACGCGAAACGTTTCCGCAGCTCATCCGCGAGAACATAGGGGTATTCGGAACAACCATCCAGGGCTATTGGGCGGATATGGGCACGAAAGACAGATACCGCAAAATCCATTGGGATCTCTTAAAAGGAACAAGCCGGATCCGCATTCCGGGATACGATCGGGACAGCGGGATCTGGATCGGCAAAGGCTGCAAAATCGGCACCGGCGTCCTCCTCGTTCCTCCGGTATTGATCGGAGACCGCGTAAGCATCGGCGCCCGTTCCGTCATCGGACCCTATGTCGTGCTCGGAGACAAGTGCTCGATCGGCCCGAACGTCCGGCTCGCGGAGACGATCCTGTGGGACGGCTGCCGGGTGAACGAAGGGGCGTACTTAAACAACTGCATTTTCGGTTACAACCTGGAGCTCGGCTCAAGACATATTTTGCACGAAGCCGTTATGAACCGATTGGGAGTGATGCAAGCATGA
- a CDS encoding sensor histidine kinase: MKLRNRIAYYFVSRLIWLLLVWGLLIAGSMLLFSFFFGYGKTPASQWSVREIAEQTAVEGSRLTVAPDVREDIIRNDMWLQVLNEQGDEIYSVNKPESITDHYIPGKLVSDYIYPAKNGYQLSTWYGAAGGRELTWVAGRPSADGNPLLYGLNILWILAILAVGIVTVLYFGRQLGSPLLYIVSWIERLSAGKYEEPLQQRKSVLNGHLRKRAEYRTFHELIQALSRLTSALRSNKEERELLEKTREEWMAGVSHDLKTPLSVIKGYTVLLSSSEYDWEPDQVRGFSRIMGDRVEYMERLIEDFGLTFRLKNDALPLRLEPNDLVRMTRDILKQLQSLPESADKTFLFETNRGQIPLDLDPGYMQRALENVIANSIKHNPPGTTVKITINEERGTGGRVRIGIEDNGAGMDQETLARLFERYFRGTNASSDSSGTGLGMAIARQIILAHGGEIDINSRLGQGTVCMITFPHPRRR; this comes from the coding sequence ATGAAACTGAGAAATCGAATCGCCTATTACTTCGTTTCGCGGCTTATTTGGCTGCTTCTGGTTTGGGGGCTGCTCATCGCCGGAAGTATGCTGCTGTTCAGCTTTTTTTTCGGTTACGGCAAAACGCCAGCCTCGCAATGGTCGGTTCGCGAGATCGCCGAGCAAACGGCGGTTGAAGGAAGTCGCCTCACGGTTGCCCCTGATGTCCGGGAGGATATCATCCGAAACGATATGTGGCTTCAGGTCCTGAATGAGCAGGGAGATGAGATTTATTCCGTAAATAAACCCGAAAGCATTACGGATCACTATATTCCAGGGAAACTCGTTTCTGACTATATTTATCCGGCCAAAAACGGGTATCAGCTTTCCACCTGGTACGGAGCGGCGGGCGGACGCGAGCTGACCTGGGTGGCAGGGAGGCCGTCGGCGGACGGCAATCCCTTGCTTTACGGGCTGAATATATTATGGATTTTGGCGATACTGGCCGTCGGGATTGTAACCGTCCTGTATTTTGGCAGACAGCTCGGCTCCCCCTTGCTCTACATCGTCTCCTGGATCGAACGGTTGTCCGCAGGAAAATACGAGGAGCCCCTGCAGCAGCGTAAATCCGTATTGAATGGACACCTGCGCAAAAGGGCCGAGTACAGGACGTTTCACGAATTGATACAGGCGCTTTCCCGGCTAACCTCCGCCCTTCGCAGCAACAAGGAAGAGCGGGAGCTGTTGGAGAAAACGCGGGAAGAATGGATGGCGGGCGTCTCGCACGATCTGAAAACCCCCCTGTCCGTAATCAAAGGCTATACCGTCCTGTTGTCATCTTCCGAATACGACTGGGAGCCGGATCAGGTGCGCGGCTTTTCCCGCATTATGGGGGATCGCGTGGAATATATGGAGCGGCTGATCGAAGATTTTGGCCTGACCTTCCGGTTGAAAAACGATGCGCTTCCGCTGCGGCTCGAGCCAAACGATCTCGTAAGGATGACAAGAGATATTTTGAAGCAGCTCCAAAGCTTGCCGGAGTCCGCGGACAAAACGTTTTTGTTCGAAACGAACCGCGGGCAGATTCCGCTTGATCTGGATCCGGGGTACATGCAGCGCGCACTGGAAAATGTAATTGCCAACAGCATTAAGCATAACCCGCCCGGCACCACCGTAAAAATCACGATCAATGAAGAGCGGGGGACAGGCGGGCGGGTTCGCATCGGCATTGAGGACAATGGAGCCGGGATGGATCAGGAAACGTTGGCCCGTTTGTTCGAACGGTATTTCCGGGGGACAAACGCATCGTCCGACAGTTCCGGCACAGGGCTCGGAATGGCCATCGCCAGACAGATCATTCTCGCACACGGCGGAGAAATCGACATCAACAGCCGGCTTGGTCAGGGGACGGTATGCATGATTACGTTCCCGCACCCCCGCCGGCGTTAG
- a CDS encoding response regulator transcription factor codes for MAYRLEEHILLLVDDDRHILNLLTTVFEKEGFRHILTALSGAEALAITRQKRPDLILLDVMLPDMDGFTLCGTIRAETDAPILFLTARTADLDKLQGFGLGGDDYITKPFNPLEVAARVKAQLRRAARPPLEPVRKPVYDFGSFAVDPNTGRLTVHGIRINCPVQELKLLLYFCEHPNRILSKRQIYKDVWGELYGGDSTVMVHISRLREKIEEDPANPRWIKTVRGLGYLFEAPADRERP; via the coding sequence GTGGCTTATAGACTGGAGGAACATATCCTTCTGCTGGTGGATGACGACCGGCATATTTTGAATTTGCTGACCACCGTATTCGAAAAGGAGGGATTTCGTCATATTTTGACCGCCCTATCCGGAGCGGAAGCCCTTGCCATTACGCGCCAAAAACGGCCAGATCTGATCTTGTTGGATGTGATGCTGCCCGATATGGACGGCTTTACCCTGTGCGGAACGATCCGGGCGGAGACGGATGCGCCCATCCTGTTCCTGACCGCGCGCACGGCCGATTTGGACAAGCTGCAGGGTTTTGGCTTAGGCGGGGACGATTATATTACCAAGCCCTTTAATCCGCTGGAAGTGGCCGCTCGCGTCAAGGCCCAGCTGAGGCGCGCCGCCCGGCCGCCGCTAGAGCCGGTGCGCAAACCGGTATACGATTTCGGGTCGTTTGCGGTAGATCCGAATACCGGGAGATTGACCGTACACGGGATACGGATTAACTGCCCCGTTCAGGAACTAAAGCTGCTGCTTTATTTTTGCGAGCATCCAAACCGGATTTTAAGCAAGCGCCAAATCTATAAAGACGTGTGGGGAGAACTTTACGGCGGGGACAGCACAGTGATGGTGCATATCAGCCGTTTGCGGGAAAAGATCGAGGAGGACCCGGCTAACCCCCGGTGGATCAAAACGGTTCGCGGATTGGGTTATCTTTTTGAGGCGCCGGCGGACAGGGAAAGGCCATGA